In Candidatus Paceibacterota bacterium, a single genomic region encodes these proteins:
- a CDS encoding purine-nucleoside phosphorylase, translating to MSQNDLKDLYSDPIGTATVAAREIAAITGLQKHDVALVMGSGWIDACDALGTPAHEFDAHDVAGFLRPSVVGHSGKIRSYELEGNHGPLNALVFLGRTHLYEGKGLEPVVHSVRTAVKAGCSIVILTNACGAINTTFRVGQPVLIRDHISLTATSPLIGADFVDLTDLYSKRIREIVRREDPSLEEGVYVHWRGPAYETPAEIHMMRTIGADLVGMSTVPEAIAAHALGAAVLGISLVTNAAAGITGEKLNHKEVIEAGKEAAGRMGALLKAVIPKLL from the coding sequence ATGAGCCAGAACGATTTGAAAGATCTTTATAGCGATCCCATTGGGACAGCTACCGTGGCGGCACGTGAGATTGCTGCGATAACGGGGTTACAAAAGCATGACGTAGCCCTCGTGATGGGTTCGGGATGGATCGATGCTTGCGATGCCCTCGGAACTCCAGCGCACGAATTCGACGCACACGATGTTGCCGGTTTCCTTCGTCCTTCAGTTGTTGGCCACTCTGGAAAGATTCGCTCGTACGAATTAGAGGGCAACCACGGACCGCTCAACGCACTCGTTTTCCTCGGAAGAACTCACCTGTACGAAGGCAAGGGTCTGGAACCAGTCGTTCATTCGGTGAGAACGGCTGTTAAAGCCGGTTGCTCGATCGTGATTCTCACAAATGCTTGCGGTGCGATTAACACCACATTCCGAGTCGGCCAACCAGTGCTCATCCGCGATCACATCTCCTTGACCGCTACCAGCCCTCTGATTGGTGCGGATTTCGTAGATCTCACAGACCTGTACAGCAAGCGAATTCGCGAAATTGTAAGAAGAGAGGATCCTTCTCTAGAAGAAGGTGTCTACGTTCACTGGCGCGGGCCAGCGTATGAAACCCCCGCCGAGATCCACATGATGCGTACGATTGGTGCGGATCTTGTTGGGATGTCCACCGTCCCCGAAGCCATTGCCGCTCACGCCCTCGGCGCTGCGGTATTGGGAATCTCACTGGTCACGAATGCGGCAGCCGGGATAACCGGGGAGAAACTTAATCACAAAGAGGTAATCGAAGCTGGCAAGGAAGCGGCGGGTCGAATGGGAGCTCTTCTCAAGGCTGTTATCCCAAAACTACTCTAG
- a CDS encoding aldehyde dehydrogenase family protein: MTTFEYAPALESRSIVTIDPEYGHFINGAFTPGKNHFPTLDPSSEEVLSQIALGGADEVDAAVDAARIAYEAIWSKMSGKDRGKYLYRIARIMQERAREFAVLETLDNGKPIRESRDIDVPLAAAHFFYHAGWADKLDYAGLGPSPHPHGVAGQIIPWNFPLLMLAWKIAPALAAGNTVVLKPAETTSLTALLFAQVCQQAELPAGVVNIVTGNGKTGAALVNHPGIDKIAFTGSTEVGKSIARAIASTSVKATLELGGKAANIVFDDAPLDECVEGIVNGIFFNQGHVCCAGSRLLLQENIADEVLTKLKLRMEKIRVGDPLDKNTDLGAINSREQLGKIEELSAAGDSEGAQRWSPACSLPETGYWFPPTIFTGVTQAHRIAQEEIFGPVLSVLTFRTPAEAIEKANNTPYGLSAGIWSEKGSRILWAAQRLKAGVIWANTFNKFDPASPFGGYKESGWGREGGRHGLTAYLKSMEVGGENE, from the coding sequence ATGACCACCTTCGAATATGCGCCGGCCCTTGAATCGCGATCTATCGTCACGATCGACCCTGAATACGGGCACTTCATCAATGGCGCTTTCACGCCCGGAAAGAACCATTTTCCAACTCTCGATCCTTCCAGCGAGGAAGTTTTGAGTCAGATTGCTCTGGGTGGAGCCGACGAGGTCGATGCAGCAGTGGATGCGGCGCGGATCGCTTATGAAGCAATCTGGTCAAAGATGAGTGGGAAAGATCGGGGTAAGTATCTCTACCGAATCGCGCGAATTATGCAGGAGCGAGCTCGCGAATTTGCAGTACTTGAGACCTTAGACAACGGCAAACCGATTCGTGAATCACGCGATATCGATGTGCCATTAGCGGCTGCCCACTTCTTCTATCACGCCGGGTGGGCGGACAAGTTAGATTACGCAGGGCTTGGTCCTTCTCCTCATCCGCACGGGGTGGCCGGCCAGATCATTCCCTGGAATTTTCCGCTACTCATGCTCGCGTGGAAAATTGCACCCGCCCTCGCCGCTGGAAATACAGTGGTTCTAAAGCCAGCAGAAACAACCTCACTGACTGCACTTCTCTTTGCGCAAGTCTGCCAACAAGCTGAACTTCCTGCAGGGGTTGTAAATATTGTCACCGGCAACGGCAAGACGGGTGCCGCTCTCGTGAATCATCCAGGCATCGACAAGATTGCCTTTACTGGTTCTACTGAAGTGGGCAAATCAATCGCGCGCGCGATCGCTTCCACTTCCGTTAAGGCAACCCTCGAACTCGGAGGTAAAGCAGCCAATATTGTTTTCGATGATGCCCCACTCGATGAATGTGTTGAAGGGATCGTCAATGGTATTTTCTTCAATCAAGGACATGTCTGTTGCGCAGGATCTCGCTTGCTTCTTCAAGAGAACATTGCGGATGAAGTACTCACAAAACTCAAATTGCGTATGGAAAAAATTCGAGTCGGCGATCCCCTCGACAAGAACACAGACCTCGGAGCCATTAACTCACGCGAGCAACTGGGCAAGATTGAAGAGTTGAGCGCAGCGGGCGATTCAGAAGGTGCCCAGCGATGGAGTCCTGCATGTTCGCTTCCGGAAACCGGCTACTGGTTCCCACCCACAATTTTCACGGGTGTCACTCAAGCTCACCGCATCGCCCAAGAGGAAATATTTGGACCAGTCCTCTCAGTCCTTACCTTCCGCACTCCTGCTGAAGCCATAGAGAAGGCCAATAACACGCCTTATGGGCTCTCCGCAGGCATCTGGAGCGAGAAAGGGTCGCGAATTCTCTGGGCGGCGCAGCGGCTCAAAGCGGGTGTCATTTGGGCAAATACCTTCAATAAATTCGATCCGGCCAGTCCTTTTGGTGGGTACAAAGAATCTGGGTGGGGTCGCGAGGGCGGGCGCCATGGTCTGACTGCTTATCTCAAGAGCATGGAAGTAGGTGGCGAAAATGAGTGA
- a CDS encoding thymidine phosphorylase, giving the protein MIEPFAAVEIIAAKRDRHELSDAQIDWVIAAYTNGVVADEQMSALLMAILLNGMTSREISRWTQAMINSGSRMDWSGLDRPTTDKHSTGGVGDKITLPLAPLVAACGGAVPQLSGRGLAHTGGTLDKLESIPGWRAALSNEEMLSVLRECGAVICAAGPGLAPADKKLYALRDVTATVEAIPLIASSIMSKKIAEGTSALVLDVKTGSGAFMSDPQQAGILARTMVELGENAGVTTRALVTAMDVPLGLTVGNALEVRESVEVLSGGGPADVVELTLILAREMISAAGIVGKDPETALRDGSAMDVWRRMIKAQDGDPDAPLPWAREKHQLLATAQGRMVGMDAMQVGVAAWRLGAGRSRQGEKVQAGAGVQLHAKPGDAIKIGQPLMTLHTDEPERFARALEILEGCITIIPNGEVKRLPLIVERIQK; this is encoded by the coding sequence ATGATTGAACCGTTTGCTGCTGTCGAAATAATCGCGGCCAAGCGTGATCGGCACGAGTTGAGTGATGCACAAATTGATTGGGTGATCGCTGCCTACACCAACGGCGTAGTCGCCGATGAACAGATGTCAGCATTGCTGATGGCGATACTGCTTAACGGCATGACTTCTCGGGAAATCTCGCGCTGGACCCAGGCGATGATTAATAGCGGGTCAAGGATGGATTGGTCGGGGCTTGATAGACCGACCACTGATAAGCATTCAACCGGGGGAGTTGGCGACAAAATTACTCTTCCACTCGCACCTCTGGTTGCGGCGTGTGGAGGTGCAGTACCCCAACTTTCTGGACGAGGGCTCGCACACACAGGAGGAACTCTCGATAAATTGGAGTCGATACCCGGTTGGCGCGCTGCCCTGTCCAACGAAGAAATGCTTTCAGTATTGAGAGAGTGCGGGGCAGTTATTTGTGCGGCGGGCCCAGGGCTTGCTCCTGCCGATAAAAAACTTTATGCACTCCGCGATGTCACCGCAACGGTTGAGGCAATTCCACTGATCGCCTCTTCCATTATGAGTAAGAAGATTGCAGAAGGAACCTCGGCGCTTGTTCTGGATGTGAAGACTGGCAGTGGTGCATTTATGAGTGACCCACAGCAAGCTGGGATTTTGGCACGCACCATGGTCGAGCTCGGTGAAAATGCCGGAGTTACCACTCGCGCACTTGTCACCGCCATGGATGTTCCACTTGGTCTCACGGTCGGGAATGCATTGGAGGTTCGTGAATCAGTCGAGGTGCTCTCAGGTGGTGGACCTGCCGATGTGGTCGAACTTACCTTGATCCTTGCCCGCGAGATGATCAGTGCGGCAGGAATTGTTGGGAAAGATCCGGAAACTGCCCTGCGGGACGGAAGTGCCATGGATGTCTGGCGGCGGATGATTAAAGCGCAAGATGGCGATCCTGATGCACCCCTGCCTTGGGCGCGCGAGAAACACCAACTCCTTGCAACTGCACAGGGTCGCATGGTCGGCATGGACGCCATGCAGGTGGGAGTGGCCGCGTGGCGACTGGGCGCAGGGCGTTCGAGGCAGGGCGAGAAAGTGCAAGCCGGCGCTGGGGTCCAACTTCATGCCAAACCAGGAGATGCGATCAAGATTGGTCAACCCCTCATGACTCTTCACACGGATGAACCCGAACGCTTCGCTCGCGCTCTTGAGATTCTTGAGGGATGCATAACGATTATTCCTAATGGTGAAGTAAAACGACTACCTTTAATCGTGGAGAGAATACAAAAATGA
- a CDS encoding aldehyde dehydrogenase family protein produces the protein MSDRLEVKKTYKLFIGGAFPRSESGRTYEVHSSEGTFVANPCLASRKDLRDSVLAARSAQDGWSSATAYNRGQILYRIAEMLEGRSDQFAAEISLLDGISVNAALQEVHAAIDRWVWYAGWSDKLGSIAGATNPVSGPFYNFTIPEAIGVVGAIAPESGSLIGLVDAIAPVIVSGNTVIALASTRAPLSAITFAEVLATSDLPNGVCNILTGKKEELAPWFASHMDIDALDVSGIDDPSLVADMKIAGAQNLKRFHAFSAQQSPQRILAFMESKTIWHPIGV, from the coding sequence ATGAGTGATCGTCTGGAAGTGAAGAAGACGTACAAACTATTTATTGGTGGTGCCTTCCCGCGCAGTGAATCAGGGCGAACCTATGAAGTTCACTCGAGCGAGGGTACTTTCGTTGCAAACCCGTGCCTTGCCTCACGCAAAGATTTGCGTGATTCAGTACTCGCCGCCAGGTCGGCGCAAGACGGTTGGTCAAGTGCAACGGCGTATAACCGGGGACAAATTCTTTATCGGATTGCAGAGATGCTAGAGGGGCGAAGCGATCAATTCGCGGCAGAGATTTCTCTTCTAGATGGCATCTCCGTCAACGCGGCTTTGCAGGAAGTTCATGCCGCGATCGATCGTTGGGTTTGGTATGCCGGCTGGAGTGACAAATTGGGCTCGATCGCCGGTGCGACAAATCCAGTATCCGGACCTTTCTACAACTTCACTATCCCCGAGGCCATCGGTGTAGTCGGCGCGATCGCTCCAGAGTCAGGAAGTCTCATCGGACTAGTGGATGCGATCGCTCCAGTGATTGTTTCTGGAAATACCGTCATTGCACTGGCTAGCACCCGCGCCCCTTTGTCCGCCATCACCTTCGCTGAAGTCCTTGCAACAAGTGACCTTCCAAACGGTGTGTGCAATATTCTCACCGGCAAAAAAGAAGAACTTGCGCCTTGGTTTGCCTCGCACATGGATATTGACGCTCTCGATGTGAGTGGTATCGATGATCCATCACTCGTTGCCGACATGAAGATAGCCGGCGCTCAGAACCTCAAGCGATTCCATGCATTTAGTGCTCAGCAATCACCACAACGAATTCTTGCCTTCATGGAATCCAAGACGATTTGGCATCCCATTGGGGTCTAG
- a CDS encoding ABC transporter permease yields the protein MTQVEVLSLSAPERRRRRGVITMFALAIGAFLSFVIIPKQNEKVTFGFVMDREWVFFHEWVVSSKTGSLGFAILALAATILAYLQFRARKTIRFASAIFGFSFLMSFLCWAASGKFIPFTGLLQGGLLLAVPLVFGAMAGVLCERSGVINIAIEGQLLAGAFASGVLASLTQNTMMGLLIAPFAGAMISYLLAVFAIRFGIDQVILGFVLNVLVIGLTGFLYKRLLIPYQDTWNSGPILSPIRIPILSKIPVLGPIFFEQTIIVYLMYLIVALIHVGLFRSKWGLRMRAVGEHPTAAESVGIKVNSIRFRNVILAGAVAGLGGAYFTIGAVGPFGKEMTAGKGFIALAALIFGRWSPLGAVAAALIFGFADNLQGVLSITGTPIPSEFMLMAPYIATIIAVSGFVGRVRAPAADGIPYRPGDAH from the coding sequence ATGACTCAAGTTGAAGTGCTCTCCTTATCCGCGCCAGAGCGCCGTCGCCGTCGTGGGGTCATCACGATGTTTGCCCTTGCAATCGGGGCTTTTCTCAGCTTTGTCATCATTCCCAAGCAGAATGAGAAAGTCACTTTCGGTTTTGTGATGGATCGAGAGTGGGTCTTCTTCCATGAGTGGGTAGTGAGTTCAAAGACCGGATCACTTGGTTTTGCAATCCTCGCGCTTGCGGCAACGATCCTGGCTTACTTGCAGTTCCGGGCGCGTAAGACGATTCGTTTCGCTAGTGCCATTTTCGGGTTCTCATTCTTGATGTCTTTTCTCTGCTGGGCAGCAAGTGGGAAGTTCATTCCTTTTACTGGTCTGCTTCAAGGCGGTCTGCTCCTTGCGGTCCCACTTGTATTTGGAGCGATGGCTGGAGTGCTCTGCGAGCGCTCTGGTGTCATCAATATTGCCATCGAAGGACAACTGCTCGCCGGTGCTTTTGCATCAGGGGTGCTCGCGAGTTTGACGCAGAACACGATGATGGGATTGCTCATCGCACCATTTGCTGGTGCGATGATTTCATACCTATTAGCTGTCTTCGCCATCCGATTCGGCATCGATCAGGTCATTTTGGGTTTTGTGCTCAATGTTCTTGTCATCGGTCTGACTGGTTTTCTTTACAAACGACTTCTCATTCCATACCAAGACACCTGGAACTCCGGACCAATTCTTTCGCCAATTAGAATTCCGATCCTTTCCAAGATTCCCGTACTTGGTCCGATATTTTTCGAGCAGACGATCATCGTCTACCTGATGTATCTCATCGTGGCACTGATTCATGTTGGCCTTTTTCGTTCTAAGTGGGGGTTGCGGATGCGTGCGGTTGGTGAACACCCCACCGCGGCCGAGAGCGTCGGAATAAAAGTGAACTCAATCCGATTCCGCAATGTCATTCTTGCGGGGGCAGTCGCTGGACTCGGTGGCGCATATTTCACGATCGGAGCGGTTGGTCCGTTCGGCAAAGAAATGACGGCCGGTAAAGGCTTTATCGCGCTTGCCGCGTTGATCTTCGGTCGCTGGAGTCCGTTAGGCGCAGTCGCCGCAGCCTTGATTTTCGGATTTGCGGACAATCTGCAGGGCGTACTTTCCATCACTGGTACTCCAATTCCATCTGAATTCATGTTGATGGCGCCATATATTGCAACGATTATTGCGGTCTCTGGTTTTGTAGGTCGCGTGCGCGCGCCCGCGGCCGATGGAATTCCGTATAGACCAGGAGACGCGCACTGA
- a CDS encoding adenosine deaminase, with product MSEMARIPTPEQIKRLPKALLHDHLDGGLRPQTIIDIAGEIGYTALPTTDAEELATWFHESCDSGSLVRYLETFSHTIAVMQRPQDIVRVARECVVDLARDGVVYAEVRGAPELFTEKGLTMADVVESTLEGYRLGEAEARKEGFEIRVVSILCGMRQNDKSQEVAELVVKYRDAGVAGFDIAGPEDGYPPSDQQETFEYLRRENAHFTIHAGEAYGLPSIWEAIQLCGAERLGHGVHIMDDIDLSGSEPRLGRLASYIRDRRVPLELCPTSNLQTGAAKSIKEHPIGKLGEMRFRVTVNTDNRLMSQTSMTKEMSQLVEAFDWTFQDLQRVTINALKSAFIPFEERLAIIENVVKPAYAAIASE from the coding sequence ATGAGCGAGATGGCAAGGATTCCAACGCCAGAGCAGATTAAGAGATTGCCGAAAGCGCTCCTGCACGATCACCTGGATGGCGGATTACGTCCGCAAACGATTATTGATATTGCCGGCGAGATTGGATACACCGCCCTTCCAACAACGGATGCTGAAGAATTGGCGACGTGGTTTCACGAATCGTGCGACTCTGGCTCCCTAGTCAGGTACCTCGAGACTTTTAGTCACACAATTGCAGTGATGCAGCGGCCGCAAGACATCGTACGAGTCGCGCGCGAATGCGTTGTTGATTTAGCAAGAGACGGCGTCGTTTATGCAGAAGTACGTGGAGCCCCAGAATTGTTTACGGAAAAAGGATTGACGATGGCTGATGTCGTCGAATCTACTCTCGAAGGTTATCGACTAGGTGAGGCCGAAGCGCGAAAAGAAGGATTTGAGATTCGCGTCGTCTCCATTCTCTGTGGAATGCGCCAAAATGATAAATCCCAAGAAGTAGCAGAACTTGTTGTTAAGTACCGTGATGCGGGTGTAGCAGGTTTTGACATCGCTGGCCCGGAAGATGGATATCCGCCAAGTGATCAGCAAGAGACTTTTGAATACTTGCGCAGAGAGAACGCGCATTTCACCATTCATGCGGGTGAGGCCTACGGACTTCCATCCATTTGGGAAGCGATCCAACTATGTGGGGCCGAGCGACTTGGACATGGAGTGCACATCATGGATGACATCGACCTTTCAGGTTCCGAGCCACGGCTCGGCCGGCTCGCCTCCTATATTCGCGATCGTCGAGTCCCATTGGAACTGTGCCCAACCTCCAATCTGCAAACCGGTGCGGCAAAATCGATCAAGGAACATCCCATTGGCAAACTCGGAGAGATGCGTTTTCGTGTCACCGTTAACACGGATAATCGTTTGATGAGTCAAACTTCGATGACAAAAGAAATGTCTCAATTGGTCGAGGCTTTCGACTGGACTTTTCAAGATTTACAGCGAGTCACAATAAATGCCCTAAAAAGTGCCTTTATTCCCTTTGAAGAGCGGTTAGCCATTATCGAAAATGTGGTTAAACCTGCTTACGCCGCTATTGCTTCAGAATAA
- a CDS encoding cytidine deaminase codes for MEIDWNHLHSLATSAMEKAYAPYSKFSVGAAALVNDGRFVSGCNVENASYGITLCAECGLVSDLILTGGGKLVALYCVDSHGDALMPCGRCRQLLMEHGGNSLLIMTQEKAVPLSELLPWAFGPEEMTRRHD; via the coding sequence ATGGAAATTGACTGGAACCACTTACATTCACTTGCGACTTCGGCAATGGAGAAAGCCTACGCACCCTATTCCAAATTTTCAGTCGGCGCCGCAGCCCTAGTCAATGATGGACGCTTTGTCAGCGGATGCAATGTAGAGAATGCAAGCTATGGAATCACGCTCTGCGCCGAATGCGGGCTAGTTTCAGATCTCATTCTCACGGGAGGCGGAAAGTTAGTGGCTCTCTATTGTGTGGATTCGCATGGAGATGCTTTGATGCCATGTGGCCGATGTCGCCAACTCTTGATGGAACATGGCGGTAACTCACTTCTCATCATGACGCAAGAGAAGGCAGTCCCGCTCTCAGAATTACTTCCCTGGGCTTTTGGCCCAGAGGAGATGACGCGCCGTCATGATTGA
- a CDS encoding phospho-sugar mutase — protein MSSEHAELIAEVEEWIADDPDPSTAKRLRELLDAKNFEQLKKHFSGFLQFGTAGLRGPIGPGPSSMNRAVVGRAAAGLANFMKEHGLTSVVIGRDARHGSEDFTFESAEIMSGAGMKVFVLPRPLPTPVLAFAVKNLGVDVGVMVTASHNPPQDNGYKVYLGGTIDGIDYRASQIVPPTDIEISREISLITSLASQPRCKDWEIVNESVVHSYVSRTAALVSRPSDLKVVYTAMHGVGTETLQHVFHKAGYASPILVQSQSAPDPDFPTVPFPNPEEPGAIDLALETARNFGADLVIANDPDADRCAAAVNDPAQGWRMLRGDELGALLGEYIASKSSGGILANSIVSSSILKKIATYYSMEYRETLTGFKWLAKIKGLTFGYEEAIGYCVDSETVNDKDGISAALVLTQLASELKRDGRTLLDLLNEIWIRYGYHGTEQISVRVDDMAQIATVLNSLRSNPPESIANYQVLSMDDLMKPKDKLPPTDGLRFWLKKDIRVIIRPSGTEAKMKCYLEVITDKGAEEAQKILNQLRAPLSNLLISGAAGREGRVIQ, from the coding sequence ATGAGTTCTGAGCATGCTGAATTAATCGCTGAGGTAGAAGAATGGATCGCAGATGATCCTGATCCATCGACAGCCAAGCGACTTCGCGAATTACTCGACGCAAAGAATTTTGAGCAACTAAAAAAACACTTTTCAGGCTTTCTACAATTTGGAACAGCAGGACTGCGTGGCCCGATCGGACCTGGGCCATCATCAATGAATCGGGCAGTCGTTGGTCGCGCTGCAGCGGGACTTGCCAACTTCATGAAAGAACATGGTCTTACGAGCGTCGTCATCGGGCGCGATGCGCGGCATGGCTCGGAAGATTTTACTTTTGAAAGCGCAGAAATCATGAGTGGGGCGGGGATGAAAGTCTTTGTACTCCCCCGACCTCTTCCAACTCCGGTGCTGGCTTTCGCAGTCAAAAACCTGGGAGTGGATGTGGGGGTCATGGTGACTGCCAGCCATAACCCACCGCAGGACAATGGCTACAAGGTTTATCTGGGCGGGACAATCGATGGAATTGATTACCGGGCATCGCAAATAGTTCCCCCCACGGATATTGAGATTTCGCGCGAGATTTCCCTCATTACATCGCTCGCCTCCCAACCTCGATGCAAAGATTGGGAGATTGTTAATGAATCCGTAGTTCATTCATACGTATCAAGAACTGCCGCGCTTGTCTCTCGCCCCAGTGATCTTAAAGTTGTTTACACAGCAATGCATGGAGTCGGAACAGAGACCCTGCAACATGTCTTTCACAAAGCCGGCTACGCGTCGCCCATCCTCGTCCAATCCCAGTCAGCACCTGACCCTGACTTTCCGACGGTCCCCTTTCCAAATCCCGAAGAACCTGGCGCAATAGACCTGGCTTTGGAAACGGCTCGAAATTTCGGAGCAGACCTTGTCATTGCCAACGACCCCGATGCGGATAGATGCGCAGCCGCAGTTAATGACCCTGCACAGGGTTGGAGAATGCTGCGCGGAGATGAATTGGGCGCGCTCCTTGGCGAATACATCGCATCTAAGTCTTCAGGTGGCATTCTTGCCAACTCGATTGTCTCCTCCTCAATCCTAAAGAAGATCGCAACGTATTATTCAATGGAGTATCGAGAGACACTTACTGGATTCAAATGGTTAGCAAAAATCAAGGGACTCACCTTTGGATATGAAGAGGCAATTGGTTATTGCGTAGATTCGGAGACGGTAAACGATAAAGATGGAATATCGGCTGCTCTGGTTCTAACTCAACTCGCTTCAGAACTGAAAAGAGATGGTCGAACACTCTTGGATCTATTGAATGAAATTTGGATTCGATATGGTTATCACGGAACTGAACAAATTTCGGTAAGAGTTGACGACATGGCCCAGATCGCGACCGTTCTCAATTCGTTGCGAAGTAATCCACCAGAGAGTATCGCGAATTATCAAGTCCTAAGCATGGACGACCTGATGAAACCGAAGGACAAATTGCCACCCACGGATGGACTGCGTTTCTGGCTCAAAAAAGATATACGAGTGATTATCCGCCCTAGTGGCACCGAGGCGAAAATGAAGTGCTACCTAGAAGTTATTACAGATAAAGGTGCAGAAGAGGCTCAGAAAATTCTTAATCAACTGCGCGCTCCACTCTCAAATCTCCTCATTTCAGGCGCCGCTGGCAGGGAAGGTAGAGTGATTCAGTGA
- the deoC gene encoding deoxyribose-phosphate aldolase: protein MLHFLNALPGVDQTGAEARAAMLATRSIKTSAKNFAIDLAISMVDLTTLEGADTPEKVRALCAKAVRPDPTDLSVPHVGAICVYNDMVSIARTQLDLIGGKDIPVAAVATAFPSGRASMAVKIQDTEDAIAAGAGEIDMVIDRGAFLSGRYMDVFQEIIAIREICGDRAHLKVILETGELVTYDNVRKASFLAMLAGADFIKTSTGKVAPAATAPVVLVMLEAVRDFYQMTQHRIGVKPAGGIRNTKDAIKQLVLVNETAGPEWLTPSLFRIGASALLNDLLMQRMKMRTGFYTSPNYVTID from the coding sequence ATGCTGCACTTCCTCAATGCCTTACCTGGTGTCGATCAAACTGGAGCGGAAGCTCGGGCGGCCATGCTCGCGACGCGAAGCATTAAAACTTCTGCAAAAAATTTCGCAATCGATCTGGCTATTTCCATGGTCGACCTCACCACTCTGGAAGGCGCCGATACGCCAGAGAAAGTAAGAGCGCTCTGCGCAAAGGCAGTCCGGCCGGATCCGACTGATTTGTCAGTCCCACATGTTGGCGCAATATGCGTCTATAACGACATGGTCTCGATTGCACGAACACAATTGGATCTCATCGGCGGAAAGGACATTCCTGTCGCTGCCGTTGCAACGGCGTTTCCATCCGGGCGCGCATCAATGGCGGTTAAGATTCAGGATACAGAAGATGCCATAGCGGCCGGTGCCGGAGAGATCGACATGGTGATCGATCGTGGCGCCTTTCTATCGGGTCGGTACATGGATGTCTTCCAAGAGATCATTGCGATTCGGGAGATATGCGGAGATCGTGCGCACTTGAAAGTAATCTTGGAAACGGGCGAACTTGTCACCTATGACAACGTGCGCAAAGCCTCCTTCCTTGCGATGCTTGCCGGGGCTGACTTCATCAAAACTTCTACTGGGAAAGTGGCGCCCGCCGCGACTGCGCCCGTTGTTCTCGTCATGCTTGAAGCAGTGAGAGATTTCTACCAGATGACGCAGCACCGAATCGGCGTGAAGCCTGCCGGCGGAATTCGCAATACCAAAGATGCCATCAAGCAACTGGTCCTTGTTAACGAGACCGCCGGACCGGAGTGGCTAACGCCCTCTCTATTCCGAATCGGCGCAAGCGCACTTCTCAACGATTTGCTCATGCAAAGAATGAAGATGCGAACCGGCTTTTACACCAGTCCAAATTATGTGACGATTGATTAA